In one Trichocoleus desertorum ATA4-8-CV12 genomic region, the following are encoded:
- a CDS encoding helix-turn-helix domain-containing protein: MPEKYTVELTSEERQSLLQLTHHNHLSSRKFKRAQILLLADEGHRDEPIAQMLYVGESTIHRTRQKFVAGGVDFALRESPRPGGKRKLDGKAEAFLVAITCSDPPEGRTEWTMQLLADRLVEMNLVEQISDETVRRTLKKTTSNPG, translated from the coding sequence ATGCCAGAAAAGTACACGGTTGAGCTGACATCTGAAGAGCGTCAGTCTCTGCTTCAACTCACTCATCACAATCATCTTTCCAGCCGAAAGTTTAAGCGTGCCCAAATTCTTCTGTTAGCTGATGAAGGACATCGAGATGAACCCATTGCCCAAATGCTCTATGTCGGAGAATCAACGATTCATCGGACACGACAAAAGTTTGTAGCTGGAGGCGTTGATTTTGCCTTGAGGGAATCTCCTCGACCCGGAGGCAAACGGAAGCTCGATGGCAAAGCGGAAGCCTTTTTAGTTGCAATCACTTGTAGTGACCCCCCTGAAGGTCGGACAGAATGGACTATGCAGTTGTTAGCGGACCGTTTAGTCGAGATGAATCTGGTAGAGCAAATTTCGGATGAAACGGTCCGCCGGACTCTGAAAAAAACGACCTCAAACCCTGGTTGA